CGTAATTTTCCTGCGCATTTTGCAGGCCACGCTCACCAGTCAGGACGAGCGCAGCTTCCGCTGCCGCAGGGCATGGCTTGCGCCTGCGTTCGGCCTTCCGCTGCTGGCGTTCTACTGCGCCTTTGGAGACATCCTCTCCAATCTGATCTGGTGCGGCATGATGATGAACCTCTCCTTCTGTGCCATACGCGGTCTTTCCTATGCGAAAACGCAGACGGGCGCGGCGCGGAATGTGCGGCACTTCCACATCGGCGTGCTGTGCTTTGCGTTCGCGGAGTATCTGCTCTGGACGGCGGGCTGCTTCTGGCCGAACACCTCTCCGGAAAGCCCCACCTTCTGGTGCGATATGCTGCTGACGCTCGCCATTCTCGGCCTGCTGCCTGCCACGAGAAAGGCGGTGGAAGCATGACCTACATCGAGAATATTTTTATCTGCATGGTGTCCCCGCTGCTGGTGGCCGCTTTGTGCATGGGCAGGCGGCAGCTCCGCTTCTTCCTGTTCTGCATTGCCGGGATGGGGGTGTGCCTGCTTTCGGCCTATATCAACACCTTCCTTGCGGCGGTGTGTCAGGCGGACGCCCTTGCCGCCACGGCGGAGATTGCGCCGGTGGTGGAGGAAATGATGAAGCTGCTGCCGCTGGTGTTCTATCTTCTGGTGTTCGAGCCGGAGGGGGATAAGATCAAGACTGCCGCAATAACGCTCGCCCTGAGCTTTGCCACCTTTGAAAACGTCTGCTATCTGATCCAGAACGGCGCGGACCGCTTCTCCTTCATCTTCTTCCGGGGCTTCGGCACGGGAGCGATGCACGTCCTCTGCGGACTGATCGTGGGCGGCGGGCTTGCATACACGTGGCAGCGGACGTGGCTGAAGATCGCAGGCACCTGCGGCCTGCTGGGCGCGGCCATTACCCTCCACGCCATCTATAATCTGCTCATTGTCCACGGCGGCGCGGCGCAGTACATCGCCTACGCCCTGCCGGTGCTGCTGGTGGCGGCGGGAAAGCTGTCCGCTTTCCGCTTGTCGCAGAGGGAATAACCGAACATTCACCCATTGAGAGCTGCTTTTTGGCAGCTCTCAAATTTTTTGAAAAATTTTTCGTTTTGGGTGAGAGTTTTTTCGTTTTTTTGTACCTATATAAGTGAAAGGGTTTTTATCACAGTTCCAGACAAACCGGAAAGGGGTTCAAACAATATGTACGATACCGCAAGACGGGTCGCACTCGTCAAGCAGCGGGTGCGGGAAAACACCCGCCGGAGGCAGCGGCGCGGCATTTATGGACTGAGCGCTATGTGTATGCTGCTGTTCGCGGCACTGATGCAGGCGGCGGGCACGGTCGCCGGGCGGGGACAGACCGCCGCATGGGGCAGCTTCGGCGCGATGCTGCTGCGGGAGGACGCGGGCGGCTATGTGCTGGTGGCCGTCGTCTCCCTTTGCCGCGGCAGCGGCGATCACCGCGCTGTGCTTCCGGCTCAGAAACAGAGAAAACCAGAAAAAAGACGGGGCGGACAAACCGAACCGACACGAACAGGAGGAGAAAAGCCAATGAAGAAACAAATACTCAGCATCCTGCTCCTATGCTGCATGGTGCTGACCATGCAGCCTGCGCCTGCCTTCGCGGCGGAGGGAGAGACCGGCGCACGCGCATCGAACCCGGGCGGTCTGTGCGAACACCACCCGGAGCATGACGAGGCCTGCGGCTATACCGAAGGGGCAGAAGATGCCCCGGGGACACCCTGTGGCCATGTGTGCGAAATCCGTGAATCCGGAGACGGCGGCGCAGACCCGGTTGACTCGGCAGAAGCATCCGGCGTTACAGCACCAAAGGTTTCGAGCAATATAGCCAGTCCTGCTACCACACAATACACCTATGTGCTGCATTACGACGGATATGGCGGAGCCAATGTGCCTCCGGATCAGGTTGTGTACAGCTCAGAGAGAAGTGTATGGATTCCCGTATCAAGTATGATTCCGGTTCGTGACGGATATATATTCGAGGGGTGGGGAAACAGTCCAAATGGTACGGCGTTATATAAGTACGGCGTTGCCGGGGCTTATCATAGCGTCCTGGTCCCATATAACTTTACACCCGTTACCACCTCGACTATCTATGCTATATGGAAAGAGAATCCGGAGCCGCCGACCAGCGCAGCCGCGCCGAAGTTTCGCATCAATACCAGAACAAACGAGTGGGAGGTCTCCTATGACGACGGCGCAACCTGGACGTCTCTCGGCGTGAGGGCAACCGGTGAAAAGGGCGAGCAGGGCGCCGACGGTCAGGACGGCAAGGACGGTGCAGACGGCATAACACCGCAGCTCAGAATCGGCAGTGATAGCATCTGGGAGATTTCCTATGACGGCGGACAGACCTGGGCTTCCCTCAACGTGAAGGCAACCGGGGATAAAGGTGAGCAGGGCGCCGACGGTCAGGACGGCAAGGACGGTGCAGACGGCATAACACCGCAGCTCAGAATCGGCAGTGATAACATCTGGGAGATTTCCTATGACGGCAGACAGACCTGGACTTCCCTCAACGTGAAGGCAACCGGGGATAAAGGTGATACCGGAACAGCAGGCAAAGACGGCAGGGATGGTGCCAATGGCAAGGACGGCACGGACGGGCTTGCCCCATACATAGGCACAAACGGCAACTGGTGGCTGGGCGACACCGACACCGGCG
Above is a window of Oscillospiraceae bacterium NTUH-002-81 DNA encoding:
- a CDS encoding histidine kinase, whose amino-acid sequence is MELIENLLQLLTTFVGALLSGISYRKSHRQAYFLLLCFYGCFAFGALYWTLYLLLFDTTPRVFYVSEFGWVASVIFLRILQATLTSQDERSFRCRRAWLAPAFGLPLLAFYCAFGDILSNLIWCGMMMNLSFCAIRGLSYAKTQTGAARNVRHFHIGVLCFAFAEYLLWTAGCFWPNTSPESPTFWCDMLLTLAILGLLPATRKAVEA
- a CDS encoding PrsW family glutamic-type intramembrane protease yields the protein MTYIENIFICMVSPLLVAALCMGRRQLRFFLFCIAGMGVCLLSAYINTFLAAVCQADALAATAEIAPVVEEMMKLLPLVFYLLVFEPEGDKIKTAAITLALSFATFENVCYLIQNGADRFSFIFFRGFGTGAMHVLCGLIVGGGLAYTWQRTWLKIAGTCGLLGAAITLHAIYNLLIVHGGAAQYIAYALPVLLVAAGKLSAFRLSQRE